TGAAAAAGTAAACGGTAAAGCCGAAGACCTCACCTGGGAAATTTTCCGCGATACTTTAATTGAGCAGGCCGAACAAGGTGTAGATTATTTTACCATCCATGCTGGTGTCTTACTTCGTTATGTACCATTAACAGCGAAAAGAATCACCGGCATTGTTTCACGTGGCGGATCTATTATGGCCAAATGGTGCCTGGCCCATCACAAAGAAAACTTCCTGTATACCCATTTCGAAGAAATCTGCGAAATTATGAAAGCTTACGATGTAGCCTTTTCGTTAGGCGATGGTTTAAGACCCGGCTGTATTGCCGATGCCAACGATGCCGCACAGTTTTCTGAATTGGAAACGCTGGGCGAGCTGACCAAAATAGCCTGGAAACATGATGTACAAACCATTATAGAGGGACCAGGGCACGTACCCATGCACCTGATTAAAGCCAATATGGAAAAACAGCTCGATCATTGCGGCGAAGCTCCTTTTTATACTTTAGGGCCTTTAACTACCGATATTGCGCCGGGTTACGACCACATTACCTCGGCCATCGGTGCAGCCATGATCGGTTGGTTTGGAACAGCCATGCTCTGTTATGTAACCCCGAAAGAACATTTAGGCTTACCAAACAAAAAAGATGTAAAAGACGGCGTGATCACCTATAAAATTGCTGCGCATGCAGCCGATTTAGCTAAAGGTCACCCCGGCGCACAATACCGCGATAATGCTTTAAGTAAGGCACGGTTCGAGTTTAGGTGGGAAGATCAGTTTAATTTATCGCTCGATCCCGATACGGCAAAAGAATTCCATGACGAAACCCTGCCAGCCGAAGGCGCCAAGATTGCGCATTTCTGTTCGATGTGCGGCCCCAATTTCTGCTCGATGAAAATTACGCAGGATGTGAGGGAGTATGCTGCAAAACAAGGTGTGGAAGCAGAAGAAGCTTTGGCGCAGGGCATGCAGGAAAAATCGAAAGAATTTACCCAAAAAGGAAGCGAAATTTATTCTTAA
The nucleotide sequence above comes from Pedobacter riviphilus. Encoded proteins:
- the thiC gene encoding phosphomethylpyrimidine synthase ThiC — encoded protein: MKQEKTPNQEVISRSPFPASRKIFVSGKIHDIQVAMREISLTETKIHNGFGLTEPNPPVTVYDTSGPYTDPNVVIDVKKGLPRIREQWIKDRLDVEELPQLSSAYGQQRLADEKLDALRFNFINKPYKAQAGANVSQMHYAKKGIITAEMEYIAIRENQQIELLNAQLGEQHDVMNHQHQGNSFGANTPKGYITPEFVRAEVAAGRAVIPCNINHPELEPMIIGRNFLVKINANIGNSAVTSTIEEEVEKAVWACRWGADTIMDLSTGKNIHETREWIIRNSPVPIGTVPIYQALEKVNGKAEDLTWEIFRDTLIEQAEQGVDYFTIHAGVLLRYVPLTAKRITGIVSRGGSIMAKWCLAHHKENFLYTHFEEICEIMKAYDVAFSLGDGLRPGCIADANDAAQFSELETLGELTKIAWKHDVQTIIEGPGHVPMHLIKANMEKQLDHCGEAPFYTLGPLTTDIAPGYDHITSAIGAAMIGWFGTAMLCYVTPKEHLGLPNKKDVKDGVITYKIAAHAADLAKGHPGAQYRDNALSKARFEFRWEDQFNLSLDPDTAKEFHDETLPAEGAKIAHFCSMCGPNFCSMKITQDVREYAAKQGVEAEEALAQGMQEKSKEFTQKGSEIYS